CTCTTGTTCCCGTAGACATGGGCGATCTTGTTGTAAACATCGGCCAGGCCGTTCTTTTCATCCAGCCGGATATTGATGTCCTCGGCCTGTCTCAGCAGGGACAATGATCCTTCATAATCTCCCTGGTCCGTCAGCAGCCCGCCCAGCCCGGTCAGGGACCTGGAAACGGACTGATCCGAGCCCATCCGGCCGGCGGCCTCGATGTTCTTCCGGTATATCTCCCCGGCCGCCGCAGGCTGGCCCAGCATTTCAAGCAGCCTGGCCTTTTCCAGAAACAGTTTGTCCGGGTAGAACCGTTTGCCGGCCTGGTCGCTCAGCCAAACACCCTGAATTTTGTATCTATGGTGCGAGGAATATTTCAAGTTCTTCCGTCGTACTGAAATTCATTGTCCTTTAAGAACCTGGTCCAGCAGATCCCCAACCCCGATCTTCTTTAGGCAATCATAATGCCCGTACCGGCACTCCCTTTGGTAGCAGGGACTGCAGGGTTCACCATTATATATCACCCGGTGCTTTTCCCCCCAGGGTTTGGTCCAGACCGGGTTGGTGGAGCCGAAGATGGCCGTTACCCTGGTGCCAACAGCCGCCGCCAGGTGCATCACCCCGGTGTCGTTGGTGATGAATTCCGAGCAAAGCGAGAGCAGGGCCGCGCTCTGGCGCAGTGAAGCCGTTCCGGCCAGGCTCAGCGCTTTGGGACCGATGTCCCGGGCGATCTGTCCGCAAAGCTCGGTCTCCTCGCCAGAGCCGAAGATCAAGATCTGCTGCCCTCTGTTTGCCAGTTCCCTGCCCAACTCCACCCAGTTCTCCCTGGGCCAGCGCTTGGCCGGGCCAAAGGTGGCGCCCGGGCCAAAGCCGGTGATATTTCCGGTACGAAGATTGTTGGATACCAGGAATTCCCCGGCCCACTTCATCTCTTCCGGTGAAAGGAATATCCCGGGCGCATTGACGGCCTCCTCCCTGCCCAGCAGTTTCAGAAAATCCAGGATGATGTGCCGGCTGCGGAAATAATGCTGATTATATCTATGTCTTTCATTCAGCAAAAATCCCCGGGCCTCGGTGCTGTAGCCGATGCGCTTGGGGATGCCTGCCAGAAAAGCCATCAGGGCCGAGGAAAAAGAGATCGGCAGGATATACGCGACATCGAACTTCTCTTTTTTCAGTTCCCGGGCGGCCTGCCAGAGGGATCTTTCGGGAGAAAGTTTGATGATGTTTTGGATATCCGAGTCGTTCTCAAACAGGGCCGCCACCCGAGGATGGGCCAGCACCATGATGGACGCCCCGGGATGCTCCCTGGCGCAGGCCGCCACGAAGGCGGTGGAGACCACGGCGTCGCCGATCCAGTTTGGCACGCGGATAATGATTTTTTGTTCAGCAGAATTCATGCGAATATATTTTACGTTTTCTTTTTTTGACAGGATTTACAGGATTTTTCAACAAGGCTATTACCCTTTATAATCACTTTTAAACCTAACTGAACTTTGACAAAAACAGGAATACTGTCATCTTGAGATGCATTGCCTGCCTGACAAATTGAAAGATGGCAT
This DNA window, taken from bacterium, encodes the following:
- a CDS encoding tetratricopeptide repeat protein, which codes for MKYSSHHRYKIQGVWLSDQAGKRFYPDKLFLEKARLLEMLGQPAAAGEIYRKNIEAAGRMGSDQSVSRSLTGLGGLLTDQGDYEGSLSLLRQAEDINIRLDEKNGLADVYNKIAHVYGNK
- the waaF gene encoding lipopolysaccharide heptosyltransferase II, producing the protein MNSAEQKIIIRVPNWIGDAVVSTAFVAACAREHPGASIMVLAHPRVAALFENDSDIQNIIKLSPERSLWQAARELKKEKFDVAYILPISFSSALMAFLAGIPKRIGYSTEARGFLLNERHRYNQHYFRSRHIILDFLKLLGREEAVNAPGIFLSPEEMKWAGEFLVSNNLRTGNITGFGPGATFGPAKRWPRENWVELGRELANRGQQILIFGSGEETELCGQIARDIGPKALSLAGTASLRQSAALLSLCSEFITNDTGVMHLAAAVGTRVTAIFGSTNPVWTKPWGEKHRVIYNGEPCSPCYQRECRYGHYDCLKKIGVGDLLDQVLKGQ